In Mytilus edulis chromosome 4, xbMytEdul2.2, whole genome shotgun sequence, the following proteins share a genomic window:
- the LOC139521686 gene encoding vitamin D3 receptor-like isoform X9: MFSLFSKQIEYLYDEAAKMENLSFEDSNSNGVPSMANVYRPMDISPDMGSQKSRKNKEDKYCGVCGDKALGYNFDAISCESCKAFFRRNAPKGLDYFKCPYEEKCKMDVSNRRFCKRCRLRKCFEIGMRKEYILTEEEKIRKRQRIEENRKMRDDTSQVSPQSGVVSSTQFKMRSLEPEEEYLIGEVVSAYRQSLEVCMEPPVRKEGPSFGDLVNIAELSVRRVIDMAKKIKSFKALSQLDQISLLKGGSIELLILRSVITFDKEKQQWLDPLDNSDHAMTTEQMRLAEGPNLFEEHMKFTKQLAIDLKADETMLMLLLVISLFSPDRPNVTDKSYISQEQDKYALLLLRYLESRYPPHFVRSIYPKLLMKLTDIRNLNEEHSHVLLKVNPEVIQPLMKEVLDLNLNPNELPQKS; encoded by the exons TTTTGAAGACTCAAATAGCAATGGGGTGCCCTCCATGGCCAATGTCTACCGTCCAATGGATATATCACCAGACATGGGTTCACAGAAGTCCAGAAAGAACAAAGAAGACAAGTACTGTGGGGTGTGTGGAGACAAAGCCCTGGGTTACAACTTTGACGCCATATCATGTGAATCCTGTAAAGCTTTCTTCAGAAGAAATGCTCCTAAGGGTCTG GATTACTTTAAATGTCCATATGAAGAGAAATGTAAAATGGATGTTTCAAACAGACGATTCTGTAAAAGATGCCGATTGAGAAAATGCTTTGAGATTGGTATGAGAAAAGAGTACATATTAacggaagaagaaaaaattagAAAGAGACAAAGAATTGAAGAGAATAG AAAAATGAGGGATGATACATCACAAGTTAGCCCTCAGTCTGGTGTTGTCAGCTCTACGCAGTTTAAAATGAGATCACTGGAACCTGAAGAGGAATATCTGATTGGTGAGGTTGTATCTGCATACAGGCAGTCCCTGGAAGTATGTATGGAACCCCCAGTAAGGAAAGAGGGACCATCGTTTGGAGACCTAGTTAATATTGCAGAGCTGAGCGTACGTCGAGTAATAGACATGGCCAAGAAGATAAAGTCATTCAAGGCCTTGTCCCAGCTAGATCAGATCAGCTTACTAAAAGGTGGTAGTATTGAACTACTGATCTTACGCTCGGTAATAACATTTGATAAGGAAAAACAGCAGTGGCTTGACCCACTGGATAACTCTGATCATGCTATGACCACAGAACAGATGAGGTTAGCTGAAGGTCCCAACTTGTTCGAGGAACACATGAAATTCACAAAGCAACTTGCCATAGACTTGAAAGCAGATGAGACAATGCTAATGCTGCTTCTAGTTATTTCGTTATTCTCACCCGATCGGCCAAATGTTACAGACAAGTCATACATTTCACAAGAACAGGATAAATATGCTCTGTTACTGTTACGCTACCTAGAATCTAGGTATCCCCCTCATTTTGTACGCAGTATTTATCCCAAGCTGCTGATGAAATTGACTGACATTAGGAATTTGAATGAAGAGCACTCGCATGTGCTTCTGAAAGTAAATCCAGAAGTTATACAGCCACTTATGAAAGAAGTCTTAGATCTTAACTTAAATCCAAATGAGTTGCCACAAAAATCTTGA
- the LOC139521686 gene encoding vitamin D3 receptor-like isoform X3 has translation MKVQSSRGSDTDLELQAAALGLDGVYLYDEAAKMENLSFEDSNSNGVPSMANVYRPMDISPDMGSQKSRKNKEDKYCGVCGDKALGYNFDAISCESCKAFFRRNAPKGLDYFKCPYEEKCKMDVSNRRFCKRCRLRKCFEIGMRKEYILTEEEKIRKRQRIEENRYNQKLKMRDDTSQVSPQSGVVSSTQFKMRSLEPEEEYLIGEVVSAYRQSLEVCMEPPVRKEGPSFGDLVNIAELSVRRVIDMAKKIKSFKALSQLDQISLLKGGSIELLILRSVITFDKEKQQWLDPLDNSDHAMTTEQMRLAEGPNLFEEHMKFTKQLAIDLKADETMLMLLLVISLFSPDRPNVTDKSYISQEQDKYALLLLRYLESRYPPHFVRSIYPKLLMKLTDIRNLNEEHSHVLLKVNPEVIQPLMKEVLDLNLNPNELPQKS, from the exons TTTTGAAGACTCAAATAGCAATGGGGTGCCCTCCATGGCCAATGTCTACCGTCCAATGGATATATCACCAGACATGGGTTCACAGAAGTCCAGAAAGAACAAAGAAGACAAGTACTGTGGGGTGTGTGGAGACAAAGCCCTGGGTTACAACTTTGACGCCATATCATGTGAATCCTGTAAAGCTTTCTTCAGAAGAAATGCTCCTAAGGGTCTG GATTACTTTAAATGTCCATATGAAGAGAAATGTAAAATGGATGTTTCAAACAGACGATTCTGTAAAAGATGCCGATTGAGAAAATGCTTTGAGATTGGTATGAGAAAAGAGTACATATTAacggaagaagaaaaaattagAAAGAGACAAAGAATTGAAGAGAATAGGTACAATCAGAAATT AAAAATGAGGGATGATACATCACAAGTTAGCCCTCAGTCTGGTGTTGTCAGCTCTACGCAGTTTAAAATGAGATCACTGGAACCTGAAGAGGAATATCTGATTGGTGAGGTTGTATCTGCATACAGGCAGTCCCTGGAAGTATGTATGGAACCCCCAGTAAGGAAAGAGGGACCATCGTTTGGAGACCTAGTTAATATTGCAGAGCTGAGCGTACGTCGAGTAATAGACATGGCCAAGAAGATAAAGTCATTCAAGGCCTTGTCCCAGCTAGATCAGATCAGCTTACTAAAAGGTGGTAGTATTGAACTACTGATCTTACGCTCGGTAATAACATTTGATAAGGAAAAACAGCAGTGGCTTGACCCACTGGATAACTCTGATCATGCTATGACCACAGAACAGATGAGGTTAGCTGAAGGTCCCAACTTGTTCGAGGAACACATGAAATTCACAAAGCAACTTGCCATAGACTTGAAAGCAGATGAGACAATGCTAATGCTGCTTCTAGTTATTTCGTTATTCTCACCCGATCGGCCAAATGTTACAGACAAGTCATACATTTCACAAGAACAGGATAAATATGCTCTGTTACTGTTACGCTACCTAGAATCTAGGTATCCCCCTCATTTTGTACGCAGTATTTATCCCAAGCTGCTGATGAAATTGACTGACATTAGGAATTTGAATGAAGAGCACTCGCATGTGCTTCTGAAAGTAAATCCAGAAGTTATACAGCCACTTATGAAAGAAGTCTTAGATCTTAACTTAAATCCAAATGAGTTGCCACAAAAATCTTGA
- the LOC139521686 gene encoding vitamin D3 receptor-like isoform X7: MFSLFSKQIEYLYDEAAKMENLSFEDSNSNGVPSMANVYRPMDISPDMGSQKSRKNKEDKYCGVCGDKALGYNFDAISCESCKAFFRRNAPKGLDYFKCPYEEKCKMDVSNRRFCKRCRLRKCFEIGMRKEYILTEEEKIRKRQRIEENRYNQKLKMRDDTSQVSPQSGVVSSTQFKMRSLEPEEEYLIGEVVSAYRQSLEVCMEPPVRKEGPSFGDLVNIAELSVRRVIDMAKKIKSFKALSQLDQISLLKGGSIELLILRSVITFDKEKQQWLDPLDNSDHAMTTEQMRLAEGPNLFEEHMKFTKQLAIDLKADETMLMLLLVISLFSPDRPNVTDKSYISQEQDKYALLLLRYLESRYPPHFVRSIYPKLLMKLTDIRNLNEEHSHVLLKVNPEVIQPLMKEVLDLNLNPNELPQKS; encoded by the exons TTTTGAAGACTCAAATAGCAATGGGGTGCCCTCCATGGCCAATGTCTACCGTCCAATGGATATATCACCAGACATGGGTTCACAGAAGTCCAGAAAGAACAAAGAAGACAAGTACTGTGGGGTGTGTGGAGACAAAGCCCTGGGTTACAACTTTGACGCCATATCATGTGAATCCTGTAAAGCTTTCTTCAGAAGAAATGCTCCTAAGGGTCTG GATTACTTTAAATGTCCATATGAAGAGAAATGTAAAATGGATGTTTCAAACAGACGATTCTGTAAAAGATGCCGATTGAGAAAATGCTTTGAGATTGGTATGAGAAAAGAGTACATATTAacggaagaagaaaaaattagAAAGAGACAAAGAATTGAAGAGAATAGGTACAATCAGAAATT AAAAATGAGGGATGATACATCACAAGTTAGCCCTCAGTCTGGTGTTGTCAGCTCTACGCAGTTTAAAATGAGATCACTGGAACCTGAAGAGGAATATCTGATTGGTGAGGTTGTATCTGCATACAGGCAGTCCCTGGAAGTATGTATGGAACCCCCAGTAAGGAAAGAGGGACCATCGTTTGGAGACCTAGTTAATATTGCAGAGCTGAGCGTACGTCGAGTAATAGACATGGCCAAGAAGATAAAGTCATTCAAGGCCTTGTCCCAGCTAGATCAGATCAGCTTACTAAAAGGTGGTAGTATTGAACTACTGATCTTACGCTCGGTAATAACATTTGATAAGGAAAAACAGCAGTGGCTTGACCCACTGGATAACTCTGATCATGCTATGACCACAGAACAGATGAGGTTAGCTGAAGGTCCCAACTTGTTCGAGGAACACATGAAATTCACAAAGCAACTTGCCATAGACTTGAAAGCAGATGAGACAATGCTAATGCTGCTTCTAGTTATTTCGTTATTCTCACCCGATCGGCCAAATGTTACAGACAAGTCATACATTTCACAAGAACAGGATAAATATGCTCTGTTACTGTTACGCTACCTAGAATCTAGGTATCCCCCTCATTTTGTACGCAGTATTTATCCCAAGCTGCTGATGAAATTGACTGACATTAGGAATTTGAATGAAGAGCACTCGCATGTGCTTCTGAAAGTAAATCCAGAAGTTATACAGCCACTTATGAAAGAAGTCTTAGATCTTAACTTAAATCCAAATGAGTTGCCACAAAAATCTTGA
- the LOC139521686 gene encoding vitamin D3 receptor-like isoform X5: MKVQSSRGSDTDLELQAAALGLDGVYLYDEAAKMENLSFEDSNSNGVPSMANVYRPMDISPDMGSQKSRKNKEDKYCGVCGDKALGYNFDAISCESCKAFFRRNAPKGLDYFKCPYEEKCKMDVSNRRFCKRCRLRKCFEIGMRKEYILTEEEKIRKRQRIEENRKMRDDTSQVSPQSGVVSSTQFKMRSLEPEEEYLIGEVVSAYRQSLEVCMEPPVRKEGPSFGDLVNIAELSVRRVIDMAKKIKSFKALSQLDQISLLKGGSIELLILRSVITFDKEKQQWLDPLDNSDHAMTTEQMRLAEGPNLFEEHMKFTKQLAIDLKADETMLMLLLVISLFSPDRPNVTDKSYISQEQDKYALLLLRYLESRYPPHFVRSIYPKLLMKLTDIRNLNEEHSHVLLKVNPEVIQPLMKEVLDLNLNPNELPQKS, encoded by the exons TTTTGAAGACTCAAATAGCAATGGGGTGCCCTCCATGGCCAATGTCTACCGTCCAATGGATATATCACCAGACATGGGTTCACAGAAGTCCAGAAAGAACAAAGAAGACAAGTACTGTGGGGTGTGTGGAGACAAAGCCCTGGGTTACAACTTTGACGCCATATCATGTGAATCCTGTAAAGCTTTCTTCAGAAGAAATGCTCCTAAGGGTCTG GATTACTTTAAATGTCCATATGAAGAGAAATGTAAAATGGATGTTTCAAACAGACGATTCTGTAAAAGATGCCGATTGAGAAAATGCTTTGAGATTGGTATGAGAAAAGAGTACATATTAacggaagaagaaaaaattagAAAGAGACAAAGAATTGAAGAGAATAG AAAAATGAGGGATGATACATCACAAGTTAGCCCTCAGTCTGGTGTTGTCAGCTCTACGCAGTTTAAAATGAGATCACTGGAACCTGAAGAGGAATATCTGATTGGTGAGGTTGTATCTGCATACAGGCAGTCCCTGGAAGTATGTATGGAACCCCCAGTAAGGAAAGAGGGACCATCGTTTGGAGACCTAGTTAATATTGCAGAGCTGAGCGTACGTCGAGTAATAGACATGGCCAAGAAGATAAAGTCATTCAAGGCCTTGTCCCAGCTAGATCAGATCAGCTTACTAAAAGGTGGTAGTATTGAACTACTGATCTTACGCTCGGTAATAACATTTGATAAGGAAAAACAGCAGTGGCTTGACCCACTGGATAACTCTGATCATGCTATGACCACAGAACAGATGAGGTTAGCTGAAGGTCCCAACTTGTTCGAGGAACACATGAAATTCACAAAGCAACTTGCCATAGACTTGAAAGCAGATGAGACAATGCTAATGCTGCTTCTAGTTATTTCGTTATTCTCACCCGATCGGCCAAATGTTACAGACAAGTCATACATTTCACAAGAACAGGATAAATATGCTCTGTTACTGTTACGCTACCTAGAATCTAGGTATCCCCCTCATTTTGTACGCAGTATTTATCCCAAGCTGCTGATGAAATTGACTGACATTAGGAATTTGAATGAAGAGCACTCGCATGTGCTTCTGAAAGTAAATCCAGAAGTTATACAGCCACTTATGAAAGAAGTCTTAGATCTTAACTTAAATCCAAATGAGTTGCCACAAAAATCTTGA